In Halobaculum magnesiiphilum, the following proteins share a genomic window:
- a CDS encoding methyltransferase domain-containing protein, whose product MGILEDKDNARLFYRYFSRVYDTINPYIWDDRMRNQALEWFDADRDDRVLDVGAGTGFATEGLLNHVDEVYALDQSRGQFEQAFRKFGKHGKVHFHMGDAERLPFTDDSFDKLWSSGSIEYWPDPVAALREFRRVVKPGGTVLVVGPDYPKLRVFQKLADAIMLFYDAEEAEEMFSEAGFEGTRHFIQQRHRGAPRAITSVATVPESDEPNDG is encoded by the coding sequence ATGGGTATCCTCGAGGACAAGGACAACGCGCGGCTGTTCTACCGGTACTTCTCGCGCGTCTACGACACGATCAACCCGTACATCTGGGACGACCGGATGCGAAACCAGGCGCTAGAGTGGTTCGACGCCGACCGCGACGACCGCGTGCTCGACGTGGGCGCGGGCACCGGATTCGCCACCGAGGGGCTGCTCAACCACGTGGACGAGGTGTACGCCCTCGACCAGTCGCGCGGCCAGTTCGAGCAGGCGTTCCGGAAGTTCGGCAAGCACGGGAAGGTCCACTTCCACATGGGCGACGCCGAGCGCCTCCCGTTCACGGACGACAGCTTCGACAAGCTCTGGTCGTCGGGCTCCATCGAGTACTGGCCCGACCCCGTCGCCGCGCTGCGGGAGTTCCGCCGCGTCGTCAAGCCCGGCGGGACAGTACTCGTCGTCGGCCCCGACTACCCGAAGCTGCGCGTCTTCCAGAAGCTCGCCGACGCGATCATGCTGTTTTACGACGCCGAGGAGGCCGAGGAGATGTTCAGCGAGGCCGGCTTCGAGGGGACCCGCCACTTCATCCAGCAGCGACACCGCGGCGCCCCGCGGGCGATCACGTCCGTCGCGACGGTGCCGGAGTCTGACGAGCCGAACGACGGCTGA
- a CDS encoding dihydroneopterin aldolase family protein, translating to MATDAQQACFEAGIKFGSLYHQFAGTPVSPRSTRSLETAIAESIENQPYCESVTVAIDDDAVAADIDHENGYTELSGHLMEVEMRVAYEGVTVRTRMEMEDGYPLMKLVEVVEPDD from the coding sequence ATGGCTACCGACGCCCAGCAGGCGTGTTTCGAGGCCGGCATTAAGTTCGGCTCGCTGTACCATCAGTTCGCGGGAACACCCGTCTCCCCCCGAAGCACGCGCTCGCTGGAGACGGCGATCGCCGAGTCGATCGAGAACCAACCGTACTGCGAGTCGGTGACCGTCGCCATCGACGACGACGCCGTCGCGGCGGACATCGACCACGAGAACGGCTACACCGAGCTGTCCGGCCACCTGATGGAGGTCGAGATGCGCGTCGCGTACGAGGGGGTCACCGTCCGCACGCGCATGGAGATGGAGGACGGCTACCCGCTGATGAAACTCGTCGAGGTCGTCGAACCGGACGACTGA
- a CDS encoding creatininase family protein: MKLSEATWTAVRDADLAAALLPVGSTEQHGPHAPLGTDALTAEVVADAAAVQWADDRASDTDSYPSDADDSVAGGDLLVAPPVHVGVAEEHRAFDGTLWVSPDTFRAYVRETVESLASHGIDRVVLVNGHGGNVEALAEVARRVSRDDATDAYAVSFTWFEAVGEHASRMGHGGPLETAMVRHVAPDLVREDRVEEARDGGSDRWGEWVRGVNLAHDSDEFTGNGVVGDPTEGTAELGAELLERASDALCDVARAVVDRER; encoded by the coding sequence ATGAAGCTCTCGGAGGCGACGTGGACGGCGGTCCGCGACGCCGACCTCGCCGCCGCGCTGCTCCCCGTCGGGAGCACCGAACAGCACGGCCCGCACGCGCCGCTGGGAACCGACGCACTGACCGCCGAGGTCGTCGCCGACGCGGCCGCCGTGCAGTGGGCGGACGACCGCGCGAGCGACACGGACAGCTACCCGAGCGACGCGGACGACTCCGTCGCCGGCGGCGACCTGCTCGTCGCGCCGCCGGTCCACGTCGGCGTCGCCGAGGAGCACCGCGCGTTCGACGGCACGCTGTGGGTGTCGCCCGACACGTTCCGCGCGTACGTCCGCGAGACCGTGGAGAGCCTCGCGAGTCACGGGATCGACCGGGTCGTCCTCGTCAACGGCCACGGCGGCAACGTCGAGGCGCTCGCGGAGGTCGCCCGCCGCGTCTCGCGCGACGACGCGACCGACGCCTACGCGGTCTCGTTCACGTGGTTCGAGGCCGTCGGCGAGCACGCGAGCAGGATGGGCCACGGCGGGCCGTTGGAGACGGCAATGGTGCGCCACGTCGCCCCCGATCTCGTCCGCGAGGACCGGGTCGAGGAGGCGCGCGACGGGGGAAGCGACCGCTGGGGGGAGTGGGTTCGCGGGGTGAACCTTGCGCACGACAGCGACGAGTTCACCGGGAACGGCGTCGTCGGCGACCCGACGGAGGGGACGGCCGAGCTCGGAGCGGAACTGCTGGAGCGTGCGAGCGACGCGCTGTGTGATGTCGCCCGTGCGGTCGTCGACCGGGAGCGCTGA
- a CDS encoding DUF5790 family protein has protein sequence MPQSTFDDDDLFGEAADEMREDVETHLRAAKATLPDADAVWETDADNVLGALNGLRSALDTGDAVEELRQAKKQYVLGERAGAFEDDEELAAEIDELQELVETLEEAHEQVGELTSVVPQIKGDLEDAHAEGVDPDADADDVEEAEA, from the coding sequence ATGCCGCAGTCTACCTTCGACGACGACGACCTGTTCGGGGAGGCGGCCGACGAGATGCGCGAGGACGTGGAGACGCACCTCCGGGCCGCGAAGGCGACGCTGCCGGACGCCGACGCCGTCTGGGAGACGGACGCCGACAACGTGCTCGGCGCCCTCAACGGGCTCCGGTCGGCGCTGGACACCGGCGACGCCGTCGAGGAGCTCCGACAGGCGAAAAAGCAGTACGTGCTGGGCGAGCGCGCCGGCGCCTTCGAGGACGACGAGGAACTGGCCGCGGAGATCGACGAGCTGCAGGAGCTGGTCGAGACGCTGGAGGAGGCACACGAGCAGGTCGGCGAGCTGACGAGCGTCGTCCCGCAGATCAAAGGCGACCTGGAGGACGCCCACGCCGAGGGCGTCGACCCGGACGCGGACGCCGACGACGTGGAGGAGGCGGAGGCGTAA
- a CDS encoding DUF7094 domain-containing protein, which translates to MRVIPVLVAVLLVSVAVGGALAVPDRGGTTSAVPDSPTTTTATETPDAAESASTATVAAINGTAPIRVLSLEGNGSVASDIDVVTVDAGTATTFGANASAERIETIALRERIASANTSDERQIRILDGLNEVDKDLITLHSRHREAVAAYHAGEISAREFLIELARVRAEAAVLEDRVRMLDRLAEETDDFALDDSRVFPVVYDLRTFDGPVRSRTTAALEGEPGASTRVYVEATESGIVLSTVADGRYVREAFRGDLRERDDTSIDEETAQNVTARSYPEVWAATGGSVAGQGSGGTFLFDLSYPNGTLTAFVGGGTERVFMEHQRVDLAAVSGGEAVTRTLDLALTVNRTFPGGPLRVAVTDPQTGEPVDAVVKIGREGGESTDVGTTGTDGVLWTVSPRGEFVVTVVEVGSTEVSTINVAPTDAVTVDEAFTSADDSGSSNATG; encoded by the coding sequence ATGCGAGTCATCCCCGTCCTCGTTGCGGTCCTCCTGGTGTCCGTCGCCGTCGGCGGCGCGCTCGCGGTCCCCGACCGGGGCGGAACGACATCCGCCGTCCCCGACAGCCCGACCACGACAACGGCGACCGAGACGCCCGACGCGGCCGAATCGGCGTCCACGGCCACCGTGGCCGCGATCAACGGGACGGCGCCGATCCGCGTCCTCTCGCTGGAGGGCAACGGCAGCGTCGCCTCCGACATCGACGTGGTGACCGTCGACGCGGGAACCGCGACCACCTTCGGCGCGAACGCCTCGGCCGAACGCATCGAGACGATCGCGTTGCGCGAGCGGATCGCGAGCGCGAACACCAGCGACGAGCGCCAGATACGGATCCTCGACGGGCTGAACGAGGTCGACAAGGACCTCATCACCCTCCACAGCCGTCACCGCGAGGCGGTCGCCGCCTACCACGCGGGCGAGATCTCCGCGCGGGAGTTCCTCATCGAGCTGGCGCGTGTCCGCGCCGAGGCGGCGGTCCTCGAGGATCGGGTGCGTATGCTCGACCGGCTCGCCGAGGAGACGGACGACTTCGCCCTGGACGACAGCCGCGTGTTCCCCGTGGTGTACGACCTCCGCACGTTCGACGGGCCCGTACGCTCGCGCACCACCGCGGCGCTCGAGGGCGAGCCCGGGGCGTCGACGCGGGTGTACGTCGAGGCGACCGAGTCGGGGATCGTCCTCTCGACGGTCGCGGACGGCCGGTACGTTCGCGAGGCGTTCCGCGGCGACCTCCGCGAACGCGACGACACGAGCATCGACGAGGAGACCGCCCAGAACGTCACCGCGCGGAGCTACCCGGAGGTGTGGGCCGCCACCGGCGGCTCGGTCGCCGGGCAGGGGTCCGGCGGGACGTTCCTGTTCGATCTCTCGTACCCGAACGGAACGTTGACCGCGTTCGTCGGCGGCGGGACCGAGCGGGTGTTCATGGAACACCAGCGCGTCGACCTCGCGGCGGTCTCCGGCGGCGAGGCCGTCACGAGAACGCTCGATCTCGCGCTGACCGTGAATCGGACGTTCCCCGGCGGCCCGCTTCGCGTCGCCGTCACCGACCCGCAGACCGGCGAGCCCGTCGACGCGGTCGTGAAGATCGGTCGCGAGGGCGGCGAGAGCACCGACGTCGGGACGACGGGCACGGACGGAGTCCTCTGGACGGTCTCTCCCCGTGGAGAGTTCGTCGTCACCGTCGTCGAGGTCGGCTCGACCGAGGTGTCGACGATCAACGTCGCCCCGACCGACGCCGTCACCGTCGACGAGGCGTTCACCTCCGCCGACGATTCCGGATCGTCGAACGCCACCGGGTGA
- a CDS encoding DUF7345 domain-containing protein encodes MRYVALLAALALLVSLVAGATTAAAVQPANSPPPADLHAGGADAGHAIAPPADGTPSQLASTVGAPRTNFTVSLREDGSARWTVETRVRLDDEHARDAFREYARAYEAGEAAGGPTVEPFENAAAAAAEATGREMSIERVNRTATLANRSGVLRLRFTWTNFLETGDDGVLALGDAFRTPSNGTWFGSLSASQRLVIEPPADYEVSDVSQGFSYSISDRRIVAEGPQQFEADDISVRYEPGDPEPESSFLLELLAGAGVVLLFAVAVLAYRRGGVAGGSTDANADTGTGSTPEGARRPTEGAATDGRDGGSAGAPPDRAEGGEGSPRSAGTGGATAASDGTDRDGTAAAGADGTDGAAEPEEDLELLSDEERVERLLDAHGGRMRQGTIVDETGWSDAKVSQLLSAMADNGRVEKLRLGRENLISLVDDDGGDDDGENGNGDDGSGGDGSDGDGPDGNGTAR; translated from the coding sequence ATGCGGTACGTCGCCCTCCTCGCCGCGCTCGCCCTTCTCGTCTCGCTTGTCGCGGGCGCGACGACCGCGGCAGCCGTCCAGCCGGCGAATTCGCCGCCTCCCGCGGACCTCCACGCCGGCGGGGCCGATGCCGGCCACGCGATCGCGCCGCCGGCGGACGGCACGCCCTCCCAGCTCGCCTCGACCGTCGGCGCGCCGCGAACGAACTTCACCGTCTCCCTCCGGGAGGACGGCTCGGCCCGGTGGACCGTCGAAACGCGGGTCCGGCTCGACGACGAGCACGCCCGCGACGCCTTCCGTGAGTACGCCCGCGCGTACGAGGCGGGCGAGGCGGCGGGTGGACCGACGGTCGAGCCGTTCGAGAACGCCGCGGCCGCAGCCGCGGAGGCCACCGGCCGCGAGATGTCGATCGAGCGGGTGAACCGGACGGCGACGCTGGCGAACCGATCCGGCGTCCTCAGGCTGCGGTTCACCTGGACGAACTTCCTCGAAACGGGCGACGACGGCGTCCTCGCGCTCGGGGACGCGTTCCGGACACCGAGCAACGGCACGTGGTTCGGCTCGCTGTCGGCCTCCCAGCGGCTCGTCATCGAGCCGCCCGCGGACTACGAGGTCAGCGACGTATCGCAGGGATTCAGCTACTCGATCAGCGACCGCCGGATCGTCGCCGAGGGTCCCCAGCAGTTCGAGGCCGACGACATCTCGGTCCGGTACGAGCCCGGCGATCCCGAGCCGGAGTCGTCGTTCCTGCTCGAACTGCTCGCCGGGGCCGGCGTCGTGCTGCTGTTCGCCGTCGCGGTGTTGGCGTACCGCCGCGGCGGCGTCGCCGGCGGGAGCACGGACGCCAACGCCGACACCGGGACGGGATCGACGCCCGAAGGCGCCCGTCGCCCGACCGAGGGCGCCGCCACGGACGGGCGCGATGGTGGATCCGCGGGCGCCCCGCCCGATCGAGCGGAGGGCGGCGAGGGATCGCCGCGCAGCGCCGGTACCGGCGGCGCGACCGCCGCGAGCGACGGGACGGACCGCGACGGTACTGCCGCCGCCGGCGCGGACGGGACCGACGGCGCCGCGGAACCCGAGGAGGATCTGGAACTCCTCTCGGACGAGGAACGCGTCGAACGGCTCCTCGACGCTCACGGCGGTCGGATGCGCCAGGGGACCATCGTCGACGAGACGGGGTGGTCCGACGCGAAGGTGTCGCAGCTGCTGTCGGCGATGGCCGACAACGGCCGCGTCGAGAAACTGCGGCTCGGCCGGGAGAACCTCATCTCGCTGGTCGACGACGACGGTGGCGACGACGACGGGGAGAACGGGAACGGCGATGACGGGTCGGGCGGGGACGGATCGGACGGTGACGGACCTGACGGGAACGGAACGGCGAGATAA
- a CDS encoding histone family protein, protein MTVELPFAPVDDVIRRNAGDLRVSAGAAEELAGRVQRHGASLAADAAERAAADGRKTLMPADFGVEQVVERSTLTLPIAPVDRIARLDIDDSYRVSMDARIALADILEDYADNVARAAALLARHADRRTVQADDIETYFALFEG, encoded by the coding sequence ATGACTGTCGAGTTGCCGTTCGCGCCCGTCGACGACGTCATCCGACGGAACGCGGGTGACCTCCGGGTCAGCGCCGGCGCGGCCGAGGAGTTGGCCGGACGCGTGCAACGGCACGGGGCGTCGCTGGCGGCCGACGCTGCCGAGCGGGCGGCCGCGGACGGACGAAAGACGCTGATGCCGGCCGACTTCGGCGTCGAGCAGGTGGTCGAGCGTTCGACGCTGACGCTGCCCATCGCGCCCGTCGACCGGATCGCGCGCCTCGACATCGACGACTCCTACCGCGTCTCGATGGACGCCCGCATCGCGCTCGCGGACATCCTCGAGGACTACGCCGACAACGTCGCCCGCGCGGCCGCCCTCCTCGCGCGCCACGCCGACCGCAGAACCGTCCAGGCCGACGACATCGAGACGTACTTCGCGCTGTTCGAGGGGTAG
- a CDS encoding single-stranded DNA binding protein, translating into MGAIEDVYDDLDADVPFEEFEAAVEQKVEDMGGLADEETAAMLIAHELRDEEVNSVADIEPGMDDVKFLAKVMTVGEVRTFERDGEDEDGHVLNVEVADESGRITISLWDQVAVDAKENLQAGDVLRIMGRPKEGYSGLEVAVDKVEPDPDAEVDVEAVEQYRVEDLTMGASDVDLLGVILDTDTVRTFDRDDGTEGKVSNMTVGDETGRVRVTMWDEMADRVEELAAGTTVEVVDGYVRERDGDLELHVGSRGAIEEVDEDVEYVPETTDIDDLELEDVVDIAGGVIETSEKRTFDRDDGSQGQVRNVRIKDDTGEIRVALWGDKADRDIDLADRVVFTDVEVQDGWQDDLEASAGWRSSVTVLEDAAGGTADDAAGASGRDAGQGGLDSFESTGSSADSSSESTAAATAEADGDEATGADASDDGGVVEFTGTVVQAGDPIVLDDGTQTRSVETSANLRLGEEVTVRGVERDGTIDADDVF; encoded by the coding sequence ATGGGCGCTATCGAGGACGTCTACGACGACCTGGACGCCGACGTCCCCTTCGAGGAGTTCGAGGCCGCCGTCGAGCAGAAGGTCGAGGACATGGGCGGGCTGGCCGACGAGGAGACCGCGGCGATGCTCATCGCCCACGAGCTGCGCGACGAGGAGGTCAACAGCGTCGCCGACATCGAGCCGGGGATGGACGACGTGAAGTTCCTCGCGAAGGTGATGACCGTCGGCGAGGTGCGCACCTTCGAGCGCGACGGCGAGGACGAGGACGGCCACGTCCTCAACGTCGAGGTCGCCGACGAGTCCGGCCGGATCACCATCTCGCTGTGGGACCAGGTCGCCGTCGACGCGAAGGAGAACCTCCAGGCGGGCGACGTGCTCCGGATCATGGGTCGCCCGAAGGAGGGGTACAGCGGGCTGGAGGTCGCCGTCGACAAGGTCGAACCCGACCCGGACGCCGAGGTCGACGTGGAGGCGGTCGAACAGTACCGCGTCGAGGACCTCACGATGGGCGCCTCCGACGTGGACCTGCTGGGCGTGATCCTCGACACCGACACCGTCCGGACGTTCGACCGCGACGACGGCACCGAGGGGAAGGTGTCGAACATGACCGTCGGCGACGAGACCGGCCGCGTGCGCGTCACCATGTGGGACGAGATGGCCGACCGCGTCGAGGAACTGGCGGCCGGCACGACGGTCGAGGTCGTCGACGGCTACGTCCGCGAGCGCGACGGCGACCTCGAGCTCCACGTCGGCTCCCGGGGCGCCATCGAGGAGGTCGACGAGGACGTGGAGTACGTCCCCGAGACGACCGACATCGACGACCTGGAGCTGGAGGACGTGGTCGACATCGCCGGCGGCGTCATCGAGACGAGCGAGAAGCGTACGTTCGACCGCGACGACGGCTCGCAGGGACAGGTCAGGAACGTCCGAATCAAGGACGACACCGGCGAGATCCGGGTGGCCCTGTGGGGCGACAAGGCCGACCGCGACATCGACCTCGCGGACCGCGTCGTCTTCACCGACGTGGAGGTCCAGGACGGCTGGCAGGACGACCTCGAAGCCTCCGCCGGCTGGCGCTCCTCGGTGACCGTGCTGGAGGACGCCGCCGGCGGAACCGCCGACGACGCGGCTGGGGCGAGCGGCCGCGACGCGGGTCAGGGCGGCCTCGATTCCTTCGAGTCGACCGGTTCGTCCGCCGACAGTTCGTCCGAGTCGACCGCCGCGGCGACGGCCGAGGCCGACGGCGACGAGGCGACGGGCGCGGACGCGAGCGACGACGGCGGCGTCGTGGAGTTCACCGGGACGGTCGTGCAGGCGGGCGACCCGATCGTCCTCGACGACGGGACGCAGACGCGGTCGGTCGAGACCTCGGCGAACCTCCGTCTCGGCGAGGAGGTCACCGTCCGCGGCGTCGAGCGCGACGGGACCATCGACGCCGACGACGTGTTCTGA
- a CDS encoding DUF309 domain-containing protein, translating to MTTSDAPAPDDSARVAALRAGLALYAAGEYHAAHDPWEAVWLDIRSAVAGAGDDAGDPDASTNTADDAATDTLASDEALFHGLIQFTAAQYHARERNWSGAVGLAESARGYLADVPDDYRGVDVAAARDALARLRADPERVERETAPHLPHEGERVAAESLSLTAVGLAAEALAEEHGLDADAVADAARFARVEEAAGRSRFAALLFDFVRAGDAGSRGIVYDRLTGLVEQERRKEEDVEGLF from the coding sequence GTGACCACCAGCGACGCCCCGGCTCCGGACGACTCCGCTCGCGTCGCGGCGCTGCGTGCCGGCCTCGCGCTGTACGCGGCCGGCGAGTACCACGCCGCCCACGACCCGTGGGAGGCGGTGTGGCTCGACATCAGGAGCGCCGTCGCCGGGGCTGGAGACGACGCCGGCGACCCGGACGCGTCCACTAACACCGCCGATGACGCGGCGACCGACACACTCGCCAGCGACGAGGCGCTGTTCCACGGGCTGATCCAGTTCACTGCAGCCCAGTACCACGCCCGCGAGCGCAACTGGTCGGGGGCGGTCGGCCTCGCCGAGAGCGCCCGCGGGTACCTCGCCGACGTGCCGGACGACTACCGCGGCGTCGACGTGGCGGCCGCGCGCGACGCGCTCGCCCGACTGCGGGCCGACCCGGAACGCGTCGAACGCGAGACCGCGCCCCATCTACCCCACGAGGGCGAGCGCGTCGCCGCCGAGTCGCTGTCACTGACGGCCGTGGGACTCGCGGCGGAGGCGCTCGCCGAGGAGCACGGACTCGACGCCGACGCGGTCGCGGACGCGGCGCGGTTCGCCCGCGTGGAGGAGGCGGCCGGCCGCTCGCGGTTCGCGGCGCTGCTCTTCGACTTCGTCCGCGCCGGCGACGCGGGATCGCGGGGGATCGTGTACGACCGGCTCACGGGGCTGGTCGAACAGGAGCGGCGCAAGGAGGAGGACGTGGAGGGACTGTTCTGA
- a CDS encoding type IV pilin: MDRDATAGSTARGSAGDRDRRAAASSVGVVLLVLAAVALSATVGAATLSTAGVGEATTGDGSGDPAASEPRSAPVAAVIGVTVADGTITLTHRGGDTLDVRRLRVVIRVDGTRLRHQPPVPFFAARGFVSGPTGPFNLASDHAWSAGESTTVTPAGTNRPRIRPGTTVEVTLFVGSHRLAAPTAAAT, from the coding sequence ATGGATCGAGACGCCACGGCGGGTTCGACAGCACGCGGTTCCGCGGGCGACCGTGACCGGCGAGCCGCCGCCTCCTCGGTCGGCGTCGTCCTGTTAGTACTCGCCGCGGTCGCGCTCTCGGCGACGGTCGGGGCGGCGACGCTGTCGACCGCCGGGGTCGGCGAAGCGACCACGGGGGACGGATCGGGGGATCCGGCCGCGTCGGAACCGCGGTCGGCCCCGGTCGCCGCCGTCATCGGAGTCACGGTCGCGGACGGAACGATCACGCTCACGCACCGCGGCGGCGACACTCTCGACGTGCGCCGACTCCGCGTCGTGATCCGTGTCGACGGAACGCGCCTCCGTCACCAGCCGCCGGTGCCGTTCTTCGCGGCGCGGGGGTTCGTGAGCGGGCCGACGGGGCCGTTCAACCTCGCCAGCGACCACGCGTGGTCAGCCGGGGAGTCCACGACGGTGACGCCAGCCGGGACGAACCGCCCGCGGATCCGGCCGGGAACGACCGTCGAGGTGACGTTGTTCGTCGGGTCCCACCGGTTGGCCGCGCCGACCGCGGCGGCGACGTGA
- the azf gene encoding NAD-dependent glucose-6-phosphate dehydrogenase Azf, with product MDEPVLLTGAGGRVGRAILAGIGEAYDWRLLDREPVAADALPDGVTDDDVFVADVTDDAGVREAVEGVGAVVHLAGDPRPNAPWDSVLANNIDGTQTMFEAAVDAGVDRFVFASSNHAVGAYETDDRTPHMYRKDDEFRLDGSELPRPSNLYGVSKAAGETLGRYYHDTHDLTVACVRIGNLTKGHPPKEYERGQAMWLSHRDCAHLFDRCLAADYGYEIVYGISDNDRKYYSIERAREVLGYDPQDNSAEYTFGGEPREEVEPDSA from the coding sequence ATGGACGAACCGGTACTGCTCACCGGGGCGGGCGGCCGCGTCGGCCGCGCCATCCTCGCCGGCATCGGGGAGGCGTACGACTGGCGACTCCTCGACCGCGAGCCCGTCGCCGCCGACGCGCTGCCCGACGGCGTCACGGACGACGACGTGTTCGTCGCGGACGTGACCGACGACGCCGGCGTCCGCGAGGCCGTCGAGGGCGTCGGCGCGGTCGTCCACCTCGCGGGCGACCCGCGGCCGAACGCGCCGTGGGACTCCGTCCTCGCAAACAACATCGACGGCACGCAGACGATGTTCGAGGCCGCCGTCGACGCCGGCGTCGACCGGTTCGTCTTCGCCTCCTCGAACCACGCCGTCGGCGCCTACGAGACCGACGACCGGACCCCCCACATGTACCGCAAGGACGACGAGTTCCGCCTGGACGGCTCGGAGCTTCCCCGACCGTCGAACCTCTACGGCGTCTCGAAGGCCGCCGGCGAGACGCTCGGACGCTACTACCACGACACGCACGACCTGACGGTCGCGTGCGTCCGCATCGGCAACCTCACGAAGGGTCACCCGCCGAAGGAGTACGAGCGCGGACAGGCGATGTGGCTCTCCCACCGTGACTGCGCGCACCTGTTCGACCGCTGTCTCGCGGCCGACTACGGCTACGAGATCGTCTACGGCATCTCCGACAACGACCGCAAGTACTACTCCATCGAGCGCGCCCGCGAGGTGCTCGGCTACGATCCGCAGGACAACTCCGCGGAGTACACCTTCGGCGGGGAGCCGCGGGAGGAAGTCGAGCCGGACTCGGCGTAG
- a CDS encoding electron transfer flavoprotein subunit beta/FixA family protein, producing the protein MKILVTVKEVAEAADDFEIEGTDIGEQFLEYDLNEWDDYAVEAAVQLSEEYDDVEVVSATIGPERSEETIRMALAKGVDRAIRVWDDDVAAADLDVAAKTRLFASVVEEEEPDLVLSGVQAADDGFGATGVSLADEIGFDWAAVVNRLDTDDDLSTAHVHRELEGGIEELTDVDLPAVLTIQTGLNEPRYASLRGIRQAQGKEISEFGLADLGLDADAVASPIERTAMYEPETESDATYFDGSADEQAAQLADVLRDKGVVSE; encoded by the coding sequence ATGAAGATCCTCGTCACGGTCAAGGAGGTCGCGGAGGCGGCCGACGACTTCGAGATCGAGGGGACAGACATCGGGGAGCAGTTCCTCGAGTACGACCTCAACGAGTGGGACGACTACGCCGTCGAGGCGGCCGTCCAGCTCTCGGAGGAGTACGACGACGTGGAGGTCGTCTCGGCCACCATCGGCCCGGAGCGCTCCGAGGAGACGATCCGGATGGCGCTCGCGAAGGGCGTCGACCGCGCGATCCGCGTGTGGGACGACGACGTCGCCGCCGCCGATCTGGACGTGGCCGCGAAGACGCGGCTGTTCGCGTCCGTCGTCGAGGAGGAGGAGCCCGACCTCGTGCTCTCGGGCGTGCAGGCGGCCGACGACGGCTTCGGCGCCACCGGCGTCTCGCTGGCCGACGAGATCGGCTTCGACTGGGCGGCCGTCGTCAACCGCCTCGACACCGACGACGACCTGTCGACGGCGCACGTCCACCGCGAGCTCGAGGGCGGGATCGAGGAGCTGACCGACGTTGACCTCCCCGCGGTGCTCACGATCCAGACGGGGCTGAACGAGCCGCGATACGCCAGCCTGCGCGGCATTCGCCAGGCCCAGGGCAAGGAGATCTCCGAGTTCGGCCTCGCCGACCTCGGCCTCGACGCCGACGCGGTCGCCTCGCCAATCGAGCGCACCGCGATGTACGAGCCCGAGACGGAGTCGGACGCGACGTACTTCGACGGCTCGGCCGACGAACAGGCGGCGCAGTTGGCTGACGTGCTCCGCGACAAGGGGGTGGTGTCGGAATGA